The following coding sequences lie in one Actinomyces capricornis genomic window:
- a CDS encoding MFS transporter: MSDAARRQRQEALSRRLYTTATLNLLADAIASVALPLAFLQATGSISLSAALVTAGHLPRLVLALPLSAVADRLPRAPVVITSYTAEFACLVGLALMLHQRVESLVLVSLIGVVRGTMSELGASASAGYVPQVLGRENLLRYHSRIETIEGGVAIAGPSVGGWLVGVLGGVVSLAVPAVMSAFNAVVYYLLPRLPSPARDRGTRAVWRGLLPDIGAGLRFVVEDRTQATVLAVNLALGASTASYVFGVVVHLREGLGLSPSVVGLVMAASGAGGLACSLVLDRLISVRQGLAVLLIAIGLAGLLLASFGLVPHAWVAAVWLFLLDVAWVACFIVAGTLQQYATPDDLLARVDAVNGLVFTAGAAGASAMAAAWLPSTGAPVFLLGVGATALIPIAVAAVARLRTA, from the coding sequence ATGAGCGATGCAGCCCGCAGGCAGCGGCAAGAGGCACTGAGCCGCAGGCTCTACACCACTGCCACGCTCAACCTGCTCGCGGATGCGATCGCCTCGGTGGCCCTGCCGCTGGCCTTTCTCCAGGCGACCGGGTCGATCTCCCTCTCGGCGGCCCTGGTCACGGCGGGCCACCTTCCCCGGCTCGTCCTGGCACTGCCGCTGAGCGCCGTCGCGGACCGCCTGCCGCGTGCTCCAGTGGTGATCACCTCCTACACGGCGGAGTTTGCCTGCCTGGTGGGGCTGGCGCTCATGCTCCACCAGCGGGTGGAGAGCCTGGTGCTGGTCTCGCTCATCGGCGTGGTGCGGGGGACGATGAGCGAATTGGGCGCCTCGGCCTCGGCCGGATACGTCCCGCAGGTGCTGGGGCGCGAGAATCTGCTGCGCTACCACTCGCGGATCGAGACGATCGAGGGAGGCGTCGCGATCGCCGGTCCCTCGGTAGGAGGATGGCTTGTCGGAGTGCTCGGAGGGGTCGTGTCCCTGGCGGTCCCCGCGGTCATGTCCGCCTTCAATGCGGTGGTCTACTACCTGCTTCCGCGCCTGCCCTCTCCCGCCCGGGATCGTGGGACGCGGGCCGTGTGGCGGGGCCTGCTGCCGGATATCGGCGCGGGGCTGCGCTTCGTGGTCGAGGACCGGACACAGGCCACCGTGTTGGCGGTCAACCTGGCGCTGGGCGCCTCGACGGCGAGCTACGTCTTCGGCGTGGTGGTCCACCTGCGTGAAGGTCTGGGCCTGAGCCCGTCCGTCGTCGGGCTGGTCATGGCGGCCTCCGGGGCGGGTGGCCTGGCCTGCTCCCTGGTGCTCGATCGGCTCATCAGCGTCAGGCAGGGCCTGGCGGTCCTGCTGATCGCCATCGGCCTGGCCGGCCTGCTCCTGGCATCCTTCGGGCTGGTGCCCCATGCGTGGGTCGCTGCTGTGTGGCTGTTCCTGCTGGATGTCGCATGGGTGGCCTGCTTCATCGTGGCCGGGACGCTCCAGCAGTACGCGACTCCCGATGATCTCCTGGCACGCGTGGACGCGGTCAACGGCCTGGTGTTCACCGCCGGTGCGGCGGGTGCCTCCGCGATGGCCGCCGCCTGGCTGCCGAGCACCGGGGCTCCGGTCTTCCTTCTGGGCGTGGGCGCCACCGCCCTCATCCCCATCGCCGTCGCCGCGGTGGCGCGCCTCCGTACCGCCTGA
- a CDS encoding polyprenyl synthetase family protein has protein sequence MIGSLSLSNTQLESRISGALEAVEARLLDVVTRADETINPPTSHLAKAGGKRLRPMLALLTAQLGDPELATGEGVRDACVAVELTHIATLYHDDVMDEAPLRRGAPSAHAVWGNSAAILTGDVLVARASQLVAALGPEAVLAQALTFERLCMGQLHETLPRPAGTDPVAHYIQVLADKTGSLIAVAARYGAMLTGAGRGTERIVEDFAERIGVAFQLADDVIDLAGDSAVTGKTPGTDLREGVDTMPVLLLRQALAAGELDAAGQSILSALSSSDLRDDGALAQVVAQLREHPVLARTREMATDWSRQAIASLDGLEEAVAEGTRERLAAQGTTGPEAEAALAEARERTALVRAGMEDFAHLLVDRAA, from the coding sequence GTGATCGGATCCCTGTCATTGAGCAACACGCAGCTCGAGAGCCGCATCTCGGGCGCCCTCGAGGCCGTCGAGGCGCGCCTGCTGGATGTGGTCACGCGCGCCGATGAGACGATCAACCCGCCCACCTCGCATCTGGCCAAGGCCGGGGGCAAGCGGCTGCGCCCGATGCTGGCGCTCCTGACGGCCCAGCTGGGCGACCCGGAGCTGGCCACGGGGGAGGGGGTGCGCGACGCCTGCGTGGCCGTCGAGCTCACCCATATCGCCACCCTCTACCACGACGATGTCATGGATGAGGCGCCGCTGCGCCGGGGCGCCCCCAGCGCCCACGCCGTGTGGGGCAACTCGGCGGCGATCCTCACCGGGGACGTGCTGGTGGCCCGCGCCTCCCAGCTGGTGGCGGCCCTGGGGCCCGAGGCGGTGCTGGCCCAGGCCCTGACCTTCGAGCGCCTGTGCATGGGCCAACTCCATGAGACCCTGCCGCGCCCCGCGGGCACCGACCCGGTGGCGCACTACATCCAGGTCCTGGCCGACAAGACCGGCTCCCTCATTGCTGTGGCGGCCCGCTACGGGGCCATGCTCACCGGGGCGGGGCGGGGCACGGAGAGGATCGTGGAGGACTTCGCCGAGCGGATCGGGGTGGCCTTCCAGCTGGCCGACGACGTCATCGACCTGGCGGGGGACAGTGCCGTCACCGGTAAGACCCCGGGCACGGACCTGCGCGAGGGCGTGGACACCATGCCGGTGCTCCTGCTGCGCCAGGCCCTGGCCGCAGGCGAGCTCGACGCCGCGGGGCAGTCGATCCTCTCGGCCCTGTCCAGCTCCGACCTGCGCGACGACGGGGCCCTGGCCCAGGTGGTGGCCCAGTTGCGCGAGCACCCGGTGCTCGCCCGCACCCGCGAGATGGCGACCGACTGGTCCCGTCAGGCCATCGCCTCCCTCGATGGGCTGGAGGAGGCCGTGGCGGAGGGCACCCGCGAGCGCCTGGCCGCGCAGGGGACTACCGGCCCCGAGGCCGAGGCCGCCCTGGCCGAGGCCAGGGAGCGCACCGCCCTCGTGCGCGCCGGCATGGAGGACTTCGCCCACCTCCTGGTGGACCGCGCCGCCTGA
- the nuoK gene encoding NADH-quinone oxidoreductase subunit NuoK, producing MTLPVTAYIILALVLFTLGALTVLLRRNAIIELMGVELMLNSVNLVLVTFSRIHGNLTGQVFAFFVMVVAAAEVVVGLSIIVSIFRTRRSTSVDDVNLLKN from the coding sequence ATGACGCTCCCCGTGACCGCCTACATCATCCTGGCCCTGGTCCTGTTCACCCTGGGGGCCCTGACGGTCCTGCTGCGCCGTAACGCCATCATCGAGCTCATGGGGGTCGAGCTCATGCTCAACTCCGTCAACCTCGTCCTGGTGACCTTCTCCCGCATCCACGGCAACCTCACCGGGCAGGTCTTCGCCTTCTTCGTCATGGTGGTCGCCGCCGCCGAGGTCGTCGTGGGGCTGAGCATCATCGTGTCCATCTTCCGCACCCGCAGGTCCACGTCGGTCGACGACGTCAACCTGCTCAAGAACTGA
- the nuoN gene encoding NADH-quinone oxidoreductase subunit NuoN, with the protein MSFTAPIINWAALAPALLILGGGVLGVLVEAFAPRASRHTTQVVLSLASVLAAGVALVQRWEVVPAGGSAPMSQGLNEDPFAVAAQGVLLVIGFLALLVMADRTSLGDGAFAAQAADRPGSAEEAESLHAGWTTTEVFPLALLSLGGMMLFGAASDLITLFVVLELVSLPLYIMAATARHRRLLSQEAAVKYFVLGAFASAFMLMGAALLYGLSGAVDYLTIGQALTVGAQPGTDYLALCAVAMVTIGLLFKVAAVPFHAWSPDVYQGAPTPVTGFMAAGVKAAAFFALVRFHYVLAGLLGWDLAPFLWAVAIATMVVGTVVGIVQRDVKRMLAYSAIAHAGFMLIGIIAYNQESIAALVLYALTYGVATVGAFGLIGLVRSSQEGAVGGERSDLAAFTGLARRSPWAAGAMTVFLLSFAGIPLTAGFTAKFQLFVAGAKGGASWLVILAVLCSAATAFFYMRLIVLMHFHEPEDGTEAGGATAVVASRGLITAAVAIAVAATIALGVLPQAVIELLSRAAMLLP; encoded by the coding sequence GTGAGCTTCACCGCGCCGATCATCAACTGGGCCGCCCTGGCCCCGGCCCTCCTCATCCTGGGCGGGGGCGTGCTGGGGGTGCTCGTGGAGGCCTTCGCCCCCCGCGCCTCGCGCCACACCACCCAGGTGGTCCTGAGCCTGGCCTCCGTCCTGGCGGCCGGCGTGGCCCTGGTCCAGCGCTGGGAGGTCGTGCCCGCCGGCGGGTCGGCGCCCATGTCCCAGGGGCTGAACGAGGACCCCTTCGCCGTGGCCGCCCAGGGTGTCCTGCTCGTCATCGGGTTCCTGGCCCTGCTGGTCATGGCCGACCGCACCTCCCTGGGCGACGGCGCCTTCGCCGCCCAGGCCGCCGACCGGCCCGGCAGCGCCGAGGAAGCCGAGTCCCTCCACGCCGGGTGGACCACCACCGAGGTCTTCCCCCTGGCACTGCTGTCCCTGGGCGGCATGATGCTCTTCGGGGCCGCCAGCGACCTCATCACCCTGTTCGTCGTCCTCGAACTGGTCTCCCTGCCCCTGTACATCATGGCCGCCACTGCGCGCCACCGCCGCCTGCTCAGCCAGGAGGCCGCCGTGAAGTACTTCGTCCTGGGCGCCTTCGCCTCGGCCTTCATGCTCATGGGCGCGGCCCTCCTCTACGGCCTGAGCGGCGCGGTGGACTACCTGACCATCGGCCAGGCCCTGACGGTGGGCGCCCAGCCGGGTACCGACTACCTGGCCCTGTGCGCGGTGGCCATGGTGACCATCGGCCTGCTGTTCAAGGTGGCCGCCGTGCCCTTCCACGCCTGGAGCCCGGATGTCTACCAGGGCGCCCCCACGCCGGTGACCGGCTTCATGGCCGCCGGGGTCAAGGCGGCCGCCTTCTTCGCCCTGGTGCGCTTCCACTACGTCCTGGCCGGGCTGCTGGGCTGGGACCTGGCGCCCTTCCTGTGGGCCGTGGCGATCGCCACCATGGTGGTGGGCACTGTGGTGGGCATCGTCCAGCGCGACGTCAAGCGCATGCTCGCCTACTCCGCCATCGCCCACGCGGGCTTCATGCTCATCGGCATCATCGCCTACAACCAGGAGTCCATCGCCGCCCTGGTGCTCTACGCCCTGACCTACGGCGTGGCCACGGTGGGGGCCTTCGGCCTCATCGGCCTGGTGCGCTCCAGCCAGGAGGGCGCCGTGGGCGGTGAGCGCAGCGACCTGGCGGCCTTTACGGGCCTGGCGCGGCGCAGCCCCTGGGCGGCGGGCGCCATGACGGTCTTCCTGCTGTCCTTCGCGGGCATCCCGCTGACGGCGGGCTTCACCGCCAAGTTCCAGCTCTTCGTGGCCGGAGCCAAGGGCGGGGCCTCCTGGCTGGTGATCCTGGCGGTGCTGTGCTCGGCGGCCACGGCCTTCTTCTACATGCGCCTCATCGTCCTCATGCACTTCCACGAGCCCGAGGATGGGACCGAGGCCGGTGGGGCCACCGCGGTGGTCGCCAGCCGGGGCCTCATCACGGCGGCGGTCGCGATCGCGGTGGCGGCCACGATCGCGCTGGGCGTGCTCCCGCAGGCGGTCATCGAGTTGCTCAGCCGGGCCGCTATGCTCCTGCCGTGA
- a CDS encoding NADH-quinone oxidoreductase subunit M — protein sequence MQTISAPLPILSLMAIVPLAGALVLWALPLRASARAVGLAVSAATLGLGLWAAAHFDTAQAATIQLAEQRPWIPAFGVHWALGVDALGLAMLLLAAFLVPIVLLASWQEVPDERQREFTALVLALEAFIVVIFAARDVFLFYICFEAMLVPVYLLIGRFGGPGRRRAATKFILYSLAGGLIMLIGVVSLPLYGPTDHYSFLIADLAGQIQAPTGVSRWLFASFFLAFAIKAPMVPVHTWLPDTAEQATPGTSVLLIGVLDKIGTYGMIALVLPLFPEASAWAAPVIVILAAVSIIYGGLAAIAQDNLYRLISYTSVSHFGFMVLGIFIGSRLAANGAMVYMVAHGLSIAGLYLVAGFLARRTGTVSIKELGGLARVMPVAAGTFLVCALASIALPGLSGFVPEWMVLTGTFSRSVVLGLVALLGVVLAAVYMMLPYQRVFTGAPAKERTGAADLGAREKLVLVPLIAAMLVLGLAPALLTDALDGVAEQVSTTVSSAPQGATAAGASVTEGILK from the coding sequence ATGCAGACCATCTCCGCACCGCTGCCGATCCTGAGCCTCATGGCCATCGTCCCCCTGGCCGGTGCCCTGGTGCTGTGGGCCCTGCCGCTGCGCGCCTCGGCCCGGGCCGTGGGCCTGGCCGTCTCCGCCGCCACCCTGGGGCTGGGCCTGTGGGCCGCCGCCCACTTCGATACCGCCCAGGCCGCCACCATCCAGTTGGCCGAGCAGCGCCCCTGGATCCCGGCCTTCGGCGTCCACTGGGCGCTGGGCGTGGACGCCCTGGGCCTGGCCATGCTGCTGCTGGCCGCCTTCCTGGTGCCCATCGTCCTGCTGGCCTCCTGGCAGGAGGTTCCCGATGAGCGCCAGCGCGAGTTCACCGCGCTGGTCCTGGCCCTGGAGGCCTTCATCGTGGTCATCTTCGCGGCCCGGGACGTCTTCCTGTTCTACATCTGCTTCGAGGCCATGCTCGTGCCCGTCTACCTCCTCATCGGGCGCTTCGGCGGGCCCGGGCGCCGGCGCGCCGCCACGAAGTTCATCCTGTACTCCCTGGCCGGCGGGCTCATCATGCTCATCGGCGTGGTCAGCCTGCCCCTGTACGGGCCCACCGACCACTACTCCTTCCTCATCGCGGACCTGGCCGGGCAGATCCAGGCCCCCACGGGGGTCTCCCGCTGGCTCTTCGCCAGCTTCTTCCTGGCCTTCGCCATCAAGGCCCCCATGGTGCCGGTGCACACCTGGCTGCCCGACACCGCCGAGCAGGCCACCCCCGGCACCTCAGTGCTGCTCATCGGTGTGCTGGACAAGATCGGCACCTACGGCATGATCGCCCTGGTGCTGCCGCTCTTCCCCGAGGCCTCGGCCTGGGCGGCCCCGGTCATCGTCATCCTGGCGGCCGTGTCCATCATCTACGGGGGCCTGGCCGCCATCGCCCAGGACAACCTCTACCGGCTCATCTCCTACACCTCGGTCAGCCACTTCGGCTTCATGGTGCTGGGCATCTTCATCGGCAGCCGGCTGGCCGCCAACGGTGCCATGGTCTACATGGTGGCCCACGGCCTGTCCATCGCCGGCCTCTACCTGGTGGCCGGCTTCCTGGCCCGGCGCACCGGGACGGTGAGCATCAAGGAGCTGGGCGGACTGGCGCGGGTGATGCCCGTGGCCGCCGGGACCTTCCTGGTGTGCGCCCTGGCCTCCATCGCCCTGCCGGGCCTGAGCGGCTTCGTCCCGGAGTGGATGGTGCTCACCGGCACCTTCTCCCGCTCGGTGGTGCTGGGCCTGGTGGCCCTGCTTGGCGTCGTGCTCGCCGCCGTCTACATGATGCTGCCCTACCAGCGGGTCTTCACCGGAGCGCCCGCGAAGGAGCGCACCGGCGCCGCCGACCTGGGTGCCCGTGAGAAGCTCGTCCTGGTCCCCCTCATCGCAGCCATGCTGGTCCTGGGCCTGGCGCCGGCCCTGCTGACCGACGCCCTCGACGGCGTCGCCGAGCAGGTCTCCACCACCGTCAGCAGCGCCCCCCAGGGCGCCACCGCCGCCGGAGCCTCCGTCACGGAAGGGATCCTCAAGTGA
- the nuoL gene encoding NADH-quinone oxidoreductase subunit L: MTAMSTAAGAPALAAGAAAGALPAAEGSGSVVGAAAPATGLAALAWLLIAAPAAGAAILLLAGRRSDAWGHWLGLAASLVSACLGVGILAQVLGLPASERVMEADLWRWFSSGDLTVDVGLRIDPLSLTFVVLVTFVGFLIHLYSVAYMSHDRDRRRFFAYLNLFVAAMLTLVLGDSYLVLFVGWEGVGLASYLLIGFWNTAEADAPRSEREKSVDNATAAKKAFLMNRVGDMGLLAAMMAMVAQTGSVAFDAVLPAAASGQVSTGWLTAIGLALLVAACGKSAQFPLQAWLGDAMAGPTPVSALIHAATMVTAGVYLMVRSGAILEGAPAAALAVAVIGAITLLLGAIIGSAKDDMKKVLAASTMSQIGYMMLGAGLGPIGYAFAIFHLLTHGFFKAQLFLGAGSVMHAMGDQVDMRRFGALRTAMTITWITMGIGWLAILGVPPLSGFWSKDKIIEAAFIGHGAQPWILGGVALLGAGLTAFYMSRLFFMIFHGTARWTTQDDPQGAVHPHESSPLMTAPLIILSVFSLGLGGLLSAGDAFAIWLEPVTGHVDHTHHVPVLPVPVIMGATLALVVVGVAAAWLLYARRAVPTTAPPAGALVEAARRDMYQDAINETLAMRPGQALVTATRATESHVVDGAVEGVAIGTTAAGRLVRRTESGYVRSYAGYMLAGTVLALIAVVASRF, translated from the coding sequence ATGACCGCCATGAGCACCGCGGCGGGCGCTCCCGCCCTGGCCGCAGGAGCGGCCGCCGGAGCGCTGCCCGCCGCCGAGGGCTCCGGCTCCGTCGTCGGGGCCGCCGCCCCCGCCACCGGACTGGCCGCCCTGGCCTGGCTCCTCATCGCCGCCCCCGCCGCCGGGGCCGCGATCCTCCTGCTGGCCGGGCGCCGCAGCGACGCCTGGGGGCACTGGCTGGGCCTGGCCGCCTCCCTGGTCTCGGCCTGCCTGGGCGTGGGCATCCTCGCCCAGGTCCTGGGCCTGCCCGCCTCCGAGCGGGTCATGGAGGCGGACCTGTGGCGGTGGTTCTCCTCGGGGGACCTCACCGTGGACGTCGGGCTGCGCATCGACCCGCTGTCCCTGACCTTCGTGGTACTGGTGACCTTCGTCGGCTTCCTCATCCACCTGTACTCGGTGGCCTACATGAGCCACGACCGCGACCGGCGCCGCTTCTTCGCCTACCTCAACCTGTTCGTGGCCGCCATGCTCACCCTGGTCCTGGGCGACAGCTACCTCGTGCTGTTCGTCGGCTGGGAGGGTGTGGGCCTGGCCTCCTACCTGCTCATCGGCTTCTGGAACACCGCCGAGGCCGACGCCCCCCGCTCCGAGCGCGAGAAGTCCGTGGACAACGCCACGGCCGCCAAGAAGGCCTTCCTCATGAACCGCGTGGGGGACATGGGCCTGCTGGCCGCCATGATGGCCATGGTCGCCCAGACCGGCTCGGTGGCCTTCGACGCCGTCCTGCCCGCCGCCGCCTCCGGGCAGGTGAGCACCGGCTGGCTGACCGCCATCGGCCTGGCGCTGCTGGTGGCCGCCTGCGGCAAGTCCGCCCAGTTCCCCCTCCAGGCCTGGCTGGGCGACGCCATGGCCGGCCCGACGCCGGTCTCCGCCCTCATCCACGCCGCCACCATGGTCACCGCCGGTGTCTACCTCATGGTGCGCTCGGGGGCGATCCTCGAGGGCGCCCCCGCCGCCGCCCTGGCCGTGGCCGTCATCGGGGCCATCACCCTGCTGCTGGGGGCCATCATCGGAAGCGCCAAGGACGACATGAAGAAGGTCCTGGCCGCCTCCACCATGAGCCAGATCGGCTACATGATGCTCGGTGCGGGCCTGGGACCCATCGGCTACGCCTTCGCCATCTTCCACCTGCTCACCCACGGCTTCTTCAAGGCCCAGCTCTTCCTGGGCGCCGGAAGCGTCATGCACGCCATGGGCGACCAGGTGGACATGCGCCGCTTCGGCGCCCTGCGCACCGCCATGACGATCACCTGGATCACCATGGGCATCGGCTGGCTGGCCATCCTGGGCGTCCCGCCCCTGTCCGGGTTCTGGTCCAAGGACAAGATCATCGAGGCCGCCTTCATCGGGCACGGGGCCCAGCCCTGGATCCTGGGAGGCGTGGCGCTCCTGGGCGCGGGGCTGACCGCCTTCTACATGTCCCGGCTGTTCTTCATGATCTTCCACGGCACCGCCCGCTGGACCACGCAGGACGACCCCCAGGGCGCGGTCCACCCCCACGAGTCCAGCCCGCTCATGACCGCCCCGCTCATCATCCTGTCGGTCTTCTCCCTGGGCCTGGGCGGCCTGCTCAGCGCCGGGGACGCCTTCGCCATCTGGCTGGAGCCCGTCACCGGGCACGTCGACCACACCCACCACGTGCCGGTGCTGCCCGTACCCGTCATCATGGGCGCCACCCTGGCCCTCGTCGTCGTGGGCGTGGCCGCCGCCTGGCTGCTCTACGCCCGCCGCGCGGTGCCCACCACCGCCCCGCCCGCCGGCGCCCTGGTGGAGGCCGCGCGGCGCGACATGTACCAGGACGCCATCAACGAGACCCTGGCGATGCGCCCCGGGCAGGCCCTGGTGACCGCCACCCGGGCCACCGAGAGCCACGTCGTCGACGGCGCCGTGGAGGGCGTGGCCATCGGGACCACCGCCGCGGGGCGCCTCGTGCGGCGCACCGAGTCCGGCTACGTGCGCTCCTACGCCGGCTACATGCTGGCGGGCACCGTCCTGGCGCTCATCGCCGTTGTGGCCAGCAGGTTCTGA
- a CDS encoding NADH-quinone oxidoreductase subunit J → MTPLAHASAALSQQGAMTTGEAVLFGVVALVTVACGLGVLTAKRAVSAAINMIGIMIGLAVLYIASEAPFLGMTQVVVYTGAVMTLVLFVIMLVGVGGEEPVAGTTSPLQRPLLIVMGMALVAVLVAVVVRTPLPAAAGLDDGRLAVPPTIAEVLFGQHVVTMQLTALLLVIAAVGALALTHRQRIRAKRTQGEVAQDKMRAYAATGAHPGQKPMPGVYASTNSAAAPALDAAGRAVEDSVPRVLRARGQELDLAEASPERAVAPGGQAAAPRTERGTGLSGMPAMPGAPAPRVHQPRAAQPEPSAEPEQEAAQEATSATSEPTSTQEDA, encoded by the coding sequence ATGACCCCGCTCGCACACGCCTCAGCCGCCCTGAGCCAGCAGGGGGCCATGACCACCGGCGAGGCCGTCCTCTTCGGCGTCGTCGCCCTGGTGACCGTGGCCTGCGGCCTGGGCGTGCTCACCGCCAAGCGGGCGGTGAGCGCCGCCATCAACATGATCGGCATCATGATCGGCCTGGCGGTGCTCTACATCGCCTCCGAGGCCCCCTTCCTGGGCATGACCCAGGTCGTGGTCTACACCGGGGCCGTCATGACCCTCGTGCTGTTCGTCATCATGCTCGTCGGCGTGGGCGGCGAGGAGCCCGTGGCCGGCACCACCTCCCCGCTGCAGCGCCCCCTCCTGATCGTCATGGGCATGGCGCTGGTCGCCGTCCTGGTCGCCGTCGTCGTGCGCACGCCCCTGCCGGCGGCCGCCGGGCTCGACGACGGGAGGCTGGCCGTCCCGCCCACTATCGCCGAGGTGCTCTTCGGCCAGCACGTGGTCACCATGCAGCTGACCGCCCTGCTGCTGGTCATCGCCGCGGTGGGCGCCCTGGCCCTGACCCACCGCCAGCGCATCCGCGCCAAGCGGACCCAGGGCGAGGTCGCCCAGGACAAGATGCGCGCCTACGCCGCCACCGGCGCCCACCCGGGCCAGAAGCCCATGCCCGGCGTCTACGCCTCCACCAACTCCGCCGCCGCCCCGGCCCTGGACGCCGCGGGCAGGGCCGTGGAGGACTCCGTGCCCCGCGTCCTGCGCGCCCGCGGCCAGGAGCTGGACCTGGCCGAGGCCTCCCCGGAGCGCGCCGTGGCCCCCGGCGGCCAGGCGGCCGCGCCCCGCACGGAGCGCGGCACGGGACTCTCGGGCATGCCCGCCATGCCCGGCGCCCCCGCCCCCCGCGTGCACCAGCCCCGGGCCGCCCAGCCCGAGCCCAGCGCCGAGCCGGAGCAGGAGGCCGCGCAGGAGGCCACCAGCGCCACCAGTGAGCCCACGAGCACCCAGGAGGACGCATGA
- the nuoI gene encoding NADH-quinone oxidoreductase subunit NuoI, whose protein sequence is MTDKPTPSDADHEQWLRDAPSGLARLFAPVAGYGVTISSMFRPVVTEQYPFEPAQPMPRYHGRHRLNRYEDGLEKCIGCELCAWACPADAIYVEAASNEPGAQYSPGERYGRVYQINYLRCIFCGLCIEACPTRALTMSTDFDELVGPNRTGLIYEKDDLLAPVPPGGLEAPHPMVAGTEDGDYYRGAVTGPTRDQIEWVRAHRPEDPTLDTARPVPGPTSHPVEEALR, encoded by the coding sequence ATGACTGACAAGCCCACCCCCTCCGACGCCGACCACGAGCAGTGGCTGCGCGACGCCCCCTCCGGCCTGGCGCGCCTCTTCGCCCCCGTGGCGGGCTACGGCGTGACCATCTCCTCGATGTTCCGCCCCGTGGTCACCGAGCAGTACCCCTTCGAGCCCGCCCAGCCCATGCCCCGCTACCACGGCAGGCACCGGCTCAACCGCTACGAGGACGGCCTGGAGAAGTGCATCGGCTGCGAGCTGTGCGCCTGGGCCTGCCCCGCCGACGCCATCTACGTCGAGGCGGCCTCCAATGAGCCCGGCGCCCAGTACTCCCCCGGGGAGCGCTACGGGCGCGTCTACCAGATCAACTACCTGCGCTGCATCTTCTGCGGCCTGTGCATCGAGGCCTGCCCCACCCGGGCCCTGACCATGTCCACCGACTTCGACGAGCTCGTGGGCCCCAACCGCACCGGCCTCATCTACGAGAAGGACGACCTGCTCGCCCCCGTGCCCCCCGGCGGCCTGGAGGCCCCCCACCCCATGGTGGCCGGCACCGAGGACGGCGACTACTACCGCGGCGCCGTCACCGGCCCCACCCGCGACCAGATCGAGTGGGTGCGCGCCCACCGGCCCGAGGACCCCACCCTGGACACCGCCCGGCCCGTGCCCGGCCCCACCTCTCACCCCGTCGAGGAGGCCCTGCGATGA